The following nucleotide sequence is from Nitrosopumilus adriaticus.
GAATTAAGAAAACAAGTCTATGGAGCAGTTATTGTTAGGCAAAAATATGCAGTTCGTAGATTAAACGGTGTAAGAGTTTGTTTTGAGGATAACGCAGCAGTGTTGATTACACCTGAAGGAGAAACAAAAGGAACAGACATCAAAGGACCAGTAGCAGCAGAAGCTTCAGAAAAATGGCCAAGAGTAGCTAACTTGGCATCAATGGTGGTATGATAAAATGAAACCAACAAAAATGCGCAATAATATGATTTTTCGTGCAACATTTCAAACTAGAAGTAAACAACTTGGAAGCACATTATCAAAGGATCTTCGTAAAAAATATGGAAAGAGAAGTGTTCGTGCAATTGAAGGTGACAGTGTGACAATACTCCGAGGAGAATTCAAAGGAGTTGAAGGAAAAATATCCAAAGTATCTACTCAAAAAAGCAGTGTTGCAATTGATGGAGTAAAGAAAGAAAAAACTAAAGGAGATAAATTTGATGTTTATATTCACACATCTAATCTGTTAGTAACTTCACTTAGTACTGATGACAAATGGAGAATTTTAAAACTTGAGGGCAAGAATCCAAGCAAGCAACCTAAAGTGACACCTACAAAAGATACTCCAACTAAAGAAGAGCCTAAAGAAACAAAAGTAGAAGAAAAAAATGAAAAAAAGGAAGATGAGAATTAATGGTAAGTATAGCAGGCAGTAAAAAACTCAAACGTCAAATGGCCCCACAGTTCTGGGGAATTAACAGAAAAAGCAAACGATTTGTAATTACTGTAAAACCAGGTCCACATAAAAAAAGTCATGCAGTACCATCTGCAGTATTTCTAAGAGACATGTTAAACATCGTCACTAGTCTTAGGGAAGCAAAAAGTTCAATTTATTCAGGAAAGATAAAAGTAGACGGAATTGTTAGAAAATCACTTCATCATGCAATAGGGCTAATGGATGTTGTAGAGTTGGAAAATGTTTCAGAGGTTTATCGTTTAGTTCCTACTGAAGAAAAATTACTACAACCAATAAAGATTAACGAATCTGAGAAATCAAAAAAATTGGTCAGAGTCACAAGTAAGACTACCATCAATAAAGGGCAAACACAAATAGGATTTCATGATGGGCGTTCAATAATTTCAGATAGCAAAGTAAGTGTTGGAGATACATGTTTGATTCAAATTCCAGAAGTTAAAATTCTCGAAATTATTAAATTAGAAGTAGGAAGTCACGGTTTAGTAACACGTGGAAATAACACAGGTAAAGTAGGAAAGATTGAAACAATCGAAGAAGGAACATTCATTCTTCCAAAAAGAGTTATTCTAGCACTAGAAGATAGAAAAATCGAGATTCCTGCAGACATCATCATGTCAATTGGTAAAGGAGAGCCAGTTATTCAAATAAAGTGATCTTATGTCTCAAACTACAGAACCAGTAATGAAAAAAATCACTCTTGAGAAAGTAGTTCTCAATATGGGAGTAGGAAAATCAGGAGATGTAATCAATATTGCCAAAAAAGCACTTGATCAAATATCAGGAAAAAAATCATCATCAAGAGCTGCAAAAGAAACTCAAAGAGACTGGGGAGTTAGAAAAGGAGAGCCAATAGGTGTTGCAGTAACAATTCGAGGTAACGACGCAAAAGAATTACTAAAAAGATTGTTAGAAGCAAAAGGCAATGTCGTTAATGGAAAATCATTTGATAATTTTGGAAATTATTCATTTGGAATTAAAGAACACATAGACATTCCAGGAGTAAAATATGATCCACAAATAGGAATTTTAGGTTTAGGAATTTCAATTACACTTACACGACCAGGATACGGAATTAGAAATAGAAGTAAACACAAAGCAAGTGTTGGAAAAAAACACATCATTAGCAATCAAGAAGCAAAGGATTATCTAGTAAAAGAATTTGGAGTGTCAGTAGCATAATGGCAAAAGATAGATCATATGAAGCAACTGGAAGAAAAAAGCACGACTTTGGAAGAGGTTCACGATGGTGTAAAAGATGCGGAGATTATACAGCTGTAATTCAAAAATATGATCTAATGCTATGCAGACGATGCTTCAGAGAAGTCGCAACATCTTTAGGGTTCAGGAAAAATAAGTGATACAATATGCCAGCAACTAACATTTTAGCAAATCTATTCGTTACACTTTACAACAATGAAACAAGAAGAAAGGGAGACTGTGTTATTCTCCCAACATCAAAATTAGGTATCGAGGTTCTAAAAACACTCCAGAAAGATGGGTATATTGGAGAATTTGAGCACATTGATGATAAAAGAGGCGGTAAATTCAAAATCAAGTTATTGGCCAAAATTACAAAATGTGGAGCAATATCACCAAGATTCAAAGTAAAAAACGATGAATACAATAATTGGGAACAGCAATACTTGCCGGCATATGATAGAGGCATGTTATTAGTAACAACAAACCAAGGGGTAATGTCACATCATGAAGCATCAGAGAAAGGAATTGGAGGATTTTTGATAGGTTATGTCTACTAAGCAAATGGAGAAATTTCAGGATGAGATAATCATCCCAGAAGGAGTCAAACTTACACTAAACAAACACATGTTATCTTTTGTAGGACCACTAGGAAAAACCCACAAAAGTTTCAGAACCATCCCAGTTAACATAGAGATTGCAGAAAACAAAGTAATTCTAAATGCAATTGGAAGTAGAAAGAGAGACTATGCAATTCTGCACACTGCAAGATCCATTATTAGAAATATTTGTGAAGGTTTGGTAAATGGATATACAATTAAGATGAAAATTGTGTACTCACACTTTCCAATCACAGTAAAAGTAGAAGGAAAAAAAATTCTGATTGAAAACTTTCAAGGCGAAAGAGCCCCAAGAGTTACAAAAAGTGTTGGAAACACCAAAGTAATTCCAAAGGGCGAAGACGTAATTTTAACAGGTGAAGTGTGGACAGACATTACACAAACAGCAGCTAATATTGAACTTAAAAGTAAAGTAAAAAATAAAGATCACAGAGTTTTTCTTGATGGCATATATGCATTTGAGAAAAAGAAAGGTATAGAAAAATAAAATCTTAAGTTTTTCAAATGACCCTTGATCCTGAATTTCTCAAACAAACAACTGATTTGATAACTCAAACACTTGAATTGTATAAAGCTGCAGGAGCTTCTCCCAGAGTTGGGGAAACATGGGATTGTGAAAATATCGGTGATTTTTTGTGTGGATTTTTTGTTGGAGAGATGGTAGGTTCAGCACTTAGTGCATTTCAAATTGTGCATCAAAGAGAACCAACTGCAGATGAACATCTAGAAATTATTGAATTAGTTGAAAGTCATGCAAAAGAAATCAAAGAATTTTTTTCTAAATTCAATTAAGTTTTCCAACATATTTTGCTCTAAAATAGATAGTCGGAAAGATTAAATCACTTTTGCCAAGGTCTAAACTTGTGCCTCCCTAGCTCAGCGTGGTAGAGCAACCGGCTGTTAACCGGTTGGTCACCAGTTCAAGTCTGGTGGGAGGCGCGTTATTATTTCTAAACTCGAGTTTTGAAATATTATATTCCATATCTAATAGAACTAAATATAATATATTTCTAAATTCGAATTTAGAAATATTGATCGGTTGATAGCAATTAGTTTAGACAATTAGACAACATAGATCTAATAGATGATCGCATATCTAGAATAATGCAGGAGATTTACATTGGTCAGAACTAGAAGGGCCAACAGATATTGTGTGGATTGTGGCGCCAGACTAGTGTATTACCCAAGATTATCTAATCCAAAAGCACCAAACGAACACAGAGTTTTAGTTTATGCATGCCCAGACTGTACCAACGATTTTGAAAAGCCCAAAATGTTTTCAATCAGACGTAATCAAGTAGAGGATCCACTTGAAACCGTTGAGATAGAAATTACACAAATACAGAAAAAATCAATAGCTACAAAATAATCAGAAAAAGCATGGAACATACAGAAAAACCAAGAAGTAATGCGTGGTTTTTGCTACCTGTTTTTTTAGGAATTATCGGAGGGATAATTGCATTCTTTATTTTACGTAGGGATGATCCACGAAAAGCAAAGAATTGTTTGTATCTAGGTGTTGTATTAATGATTATTGGAATCATATTCAATATTTTGGCAGCTGCATCATTTCCAGGCATAGATTCTGGATTCAATGTCAATGTATGAGCAGTTACAAAATTGTTCTGTAAGTAACAATTTCAAATGTTTCTAAATTCGAATTTAGAAATATAGTTATTTCACAGTAGTAATCTAACGAATTTAGAATCATATAGAACTAATTTTGATGTTTTTACATGAGTGCATCAAGACTGAGAGATAGTGTTGAAAGATGGTTAATCCACGAAGGATTATCTTTTGAGGAAGTAAAAAATCCAGAGAACACTTTTCAGATTTTGGTAAAGCATGCAGGTCAGACAGGCATCCCCATAGAAATATTTGAGCCAAAAGGACAACAAGGGATTCTAGTAATAGGAGCCAAAGTAATAATGAAAAATAATCAAATTGTAAGATATTTGGGATTTAATGAGCAAGAAAAAGAGAATTTTGAGAAAAAAGTAGCAGATTACTGTTATTCCATTCAAGCGATAAACAAAATCATCACAGAGGACGGAAAACAGAAGATCGGAGTTTATGTCGTACTAGACGATAAAGAAAACATCAACCAACAAACAGTTTTTGATGCAATAGAGAGTGTATCAGAAAAACATGAAAAAACATCAAGATTTCTGTTAAAGACATTCTAAAAATAGACGATTTATCAATTCTACGCGGACCTTATATCAAAAAATCAGTATTCCATAATATGAAAAACAAAACTTCAAAATCAAAACCAAGAGAATTAACTCTATCCACAGCTGAGCTGTCAAGATTTGGAATGGGAGTAATGAGCAGAGCACTAAAAGTTGTCAATACTGCCAAAAAAGGAAAAATCACCATTAGAGTAGAAAGAGCATAATTTTTCTGGTTTTTGTTTCATAATTGGGGTAAAACCCCCCTTCTTTTTAGAACAAATGTATGTTCAAAAATGCACCCATAGAGGATAAGATTAGGATTATTCGAGATAATATGTGAAAGAAATCATTTTGCAGATGGGAGAATCGCTAATAACAGAATCATTTGATTCTACAAATAACATATTTGAAGAGTTTAGATTATTCTCATCAAGTTTATTTTTTCAAATAATGGACATGATCACTCCAATGTTTCAAAACTTAGTAAAATAGACAACTAAATGAAATTATGCCTAGGCGTTAAACCCCCCCTAAAAAATTACGTGTTTACTCACAAGATGAATTTTTTCAAAAACAGGCATTTGGAGGGGGGGTGTAACACTTGTGCCTGAATATGAAATGCAACCATAAAACCACCAAGCTCTCCCAGCTAAACATGTGTCATCTTTTAGAGTTATGCGTAAAAGCTAAACCCCCTAAATTTTGTTCAAAAAATAAAGAAAAAAAGATTAAGGATTCAAATCATGAACAACAATACCTAATGGAAGTCCACCATCAATCACAGATTCTGTTGGGAATGTGATTGGACAATCACCATCTACAACAATATCAAATGCTGCAGTAGCACTGCCAAGATTTCCAGTAAGTGCTGAATTTTTCACGTTTACTTTGACATTTTCATTATTGAATGCAATTCCACTTGTAGGTGCATCTGAGATTTCTGTAACACAGAAAGTACTCAAAGTTGTACTTGAACCTAGAACCACATTATGAGCGTGCCAACCATCCTTATTTTGCAAAGAATCTCTAACGTCATTTTTACCATCACCATCTACATCTGCATTGTGAGTAGTAATTGCAAATGCAGAGTTTGGACCATCAGCATATAACCATGCAAATCCCGCTAGAATTCCTGCTTGTCTAGGAACATCATCAGTTGCAGTAATTTTGAGGGTTGTTGTTTTAGAATTTTTTGCTACAACTGCATCATCTGTAATTCCTTGCCATGATGCACCAGTTGCGTAAGCATAACCCAAAACAGAAACGGTCAAAATAGCTGCCAATGTTGCTCCTAAAAGAACTGTTTTAGTCATTGGTACAAATCTCAAACAAGATAAATAAAAAATTAACTGAGAATAGTATGAAAATATGCACTATTTTGTGATATTGCCAAATAAATCCACAAGTTTTACTCAAAACCCCCAGGGTTTTCCGATCAAATCATGCCAAAAAATAGGCGTTTCAACTATATACCAAAAAAAATCAGCAAATTCATGGCAGGAATGGGTGTAATTATTGTGATTGGAGCTATCATAGCTTCAATGGTTGTTGCAAATTACATGTATACACAATATACCACAAACTACATCGAAGCAGTTGCAGGGAAACCAATCATCGTGGGACCAGTAGAATATACTCTTTCTTTTGAGGGAACTCATGAAGGAAGTAAAGAAGTAAAACCAGAAAACACGTTTGTAAAAATAGGAATTACTGCAAAAAACATCAGTAATGAAAAAACAATCATTTCAGGAGGGCAATTTTACATTGTTGATGAAAAAGAACAAAAACACGAAGCTGTATTTGGAGAATTTTCATCAAAAGATTTGTTTTTAGAAACTCTGGAACCAAACAAACCGATTGAGAGAACAACACAGTTTGACATTCCATATGATGAAGAAAAAAAATACAAAATAATTATTCGACCACAAAAAGATCAATCAACAGTGGATACTGCTGTTGTTTGCATTACAAATTGTTGATCGGAGAGCAAGAATTGTGTCAAATTTTTCTATAGTTAGTGTAGTAATGTGTGACTTTTACCATATAACACATATGATTTTTGCAAAAAGTTATGGCAGTATCCAAAGCCAAAAGAGCCGAAGCAGCTAAAAAAGCAGCAAGAACTCGAAAGAGGAATGCAGCTAAAAAAGCAGCAGAGGCACTAAAAGCAGCAGCAGCTCGAAAGAGAAAGGCAGCAGCAACTCGAAGGAAGAACGCTGGCAAAGCAGCTCCTAAAAGAAAGGCAGCTAAACGCAGAGCCGCTCCAAAGAGAAAAACTGCAGCTAAAAAAGCAGCTCCAAAGAGAAAGGCAGCTAAACGCAGAGCCGCTCCAAAGAGAAAAACTGCAGCTAAAAAAGCAGCTCCAAAGAGAAAGGCAGCAAAGAGGAAAGCAGCACCAAAAAGAAAAGCTGCTCCTAAACGCAGAGCCGCTCCAAAGAGAAAGGCAGCTAAACGTCGACGTTAAGCTGTCTATACTATCTTTTTTCTTATCTCACATGTTTAGCATATCATATTTCTAAACTCGAATTTAGAAACATTAGAAATTGCTACTCATTCATCTTTAATTCAGGCAAAACAAAAATTTTGTCTGGCTTAATTTTTAGTATGACTCTTTTTTCATCATCACGTTTGAATGGATAATGCTCTCGTCCCATGTATTGCCTTGTGAGTTTGTCTGCATGTTTGTATTCATAATCTGGAATTAATTCCTCAACAGTTCCACGAATTGTTGTCATGTCAAGAGGATTGTCTTTTGATACAACAGATACTGCGACACGTGGATCACGTAATACATTTTTGTGTTTTATTCTACCCTCCGCAGTATTTACAAGAACATATCCATCTTCAAAATTTGCCCAGACAGGTGAGACTTGAGGAGAGCCATCCTTCATTACAGTTGCAATGAAAACAAGATTTTTCTCAGAAAACAACTTTACAACTTTTTCTTCAATCATTTTTTCATTTCACCAATAATCTAAAGCTGCTCAGATGACATTTAGAATTTGTCGTGTTTTCTATTGATTTTTCATGAAATTCTTCATAATCATCAAATGTATCTTTGATCGCATTTGATGATTCATGAACATGAAAAATTAAATTTATCCTATTTGCTGTTTGATTTTTCAAGTACATTTGTCATCGCTCTATTCATAATTTCCATTACAAGATACTGTGAATAGTCTTCAGATTTTTTTCCTTTTGATTTTGTTTTTGGAGTTAGACCTTTGAGTATTTTTTCAATTTTTGTAGAGGTGTTATCGATTACCTTAGAGTATGTAGAGTCAAAATCCTCAGGCGTTTGAAAATCCAGTAACTTTGTTGACGTACTATAGTATTTTGTTATCGCACCTCGAGATTCCTCAATACGTGCAATTTCAATTAATCCTGATTCTTTTAGAATCTCCAAATGATGACGAACAGTTGTCAAGGCTTTTTTGTAACCTGTCTTTTTTAGAGCAGTTGAAATTTGGTCTGCTGACAATGCTTGATGGTATAAAATTTCCACAATTTTGGCTCGTGCAGGGTCTTCAATTGCACGTGCGTGTCCAATACTTGTCGTAACAATACGATTAACTTTGATTTGCTTTTCTAGTAACGTTGACATACAGAACTACCTCTAAATCTGATCTAAAAGATCCTCGTATCATATTTTTTTGTCCAATTGCATCAATTTTTGTTTACTTTAATCAATATTGTACCGCTATCAAAAATACCATCACCATTACAAATAATATTGTAATAAAATGTAGTATTATGACACCAGTACAATAATTTTAACACTGGTTGAATGTTAATAGTATTAGCTGAATTGTTTTTGTAATGGTTTTAAAATTTTAAAAAAATACTAAAAAAATAAAAATCAGGTAAACATTGTCGAAAAATAAGCATCAAGACGCTATTTTGAGGATTGTGAAAAATACAATTCGAGTTGAAAGAAAGATTCTATGCGTAGATTAAGAGTTTAATGAAGATACAATTTCTTGTTTGATATCTGCCAATCGATCGTTGAATACTTCCGAAATCAAACTCATCATTTTAAAAGTAGATTCAGCATTATTTTCTTGTTCAGTATCAGTAAGTTTGTTATTCAGATAGTTGGTTGCTTTTGCAACAAAGGAATGATACACCATTCCAAAAATACAGTCATCTAAATTGACATCCCAATGTTCAGAGTTCACCATATTTGTGTAAGAGGGAATTTGATTAATCACTATATCCAACAATGTTTGAATTTCTTTTTTATCTTCAACTGTAGCCATAACATTTCAATCCATTAATGGTTAAAGAGTATTTCCAGTTAGTTTTTCATATGCTATCACATAGCGCTCAGTCATTTTCTGTATGATATCATCGGGGATTTCAGGTGCAACAGGCTCTCGTCCAGCATCACGTTCATCATCAAATTCTTTTTGATACCCCTTTGCAGTTAGCCAATCACGTAAGAGTTGTTTATCATATGCCTCCTGTATTTCTCCAACAGTATACGAATTCTTTGGCCATAAACGATATTCATCAGGACCAATAGAATCGCCCAAGGTAATCTTTCCATCTAATATTCCAAACTCTAATTTCAAATCAGCTAAAATGAATCCGGCATTATCTGCAATAGATGCCATCTTTTTATAAATTTCAATAGAGGTTTTCTCCAACCATTCGTATTGCTCCTCAGTAACCAAATTCATCTCTAATGCTTTTTCTTTGTTAATTGGAATATCATGTTCTGATTTTGTAGTAGGATCAAAAAGTGGTTCAGGAAGTTTTGCAGCCAGAGTTGTATTTGTCCCTTCAGGTACGGAAACATCACCTTTTTTCCATCTACTTATCAGACTGCCATAAAAGTAGCCTCTAACAACACACTCTATTGGCAGCATCTTCATTTTTTTACAATAATTTCAGTGTCAGATTCTCGTCGGACAAAATGATTTGGTACGGATAATTCATTGAACCAAAATTCAGCGAATTTGCACAGTACTTCTCCCTTTCTAGGAATATTTTGCTTGAATTTTACATCATATGCTGAAACCCTATCAGAGAACTTGAAGAGTAATGTATTTTCATCCACATCATAAAGGTCCTTTACTTTTCCGCTAGTTAGAAACTTCAAACAATCATTACTGGATTTTATTGAATTTAACTGCTAGGAAAAATCAAGAACCCATCATCCCGACCATCTTGGGCATTTCTCTATATGCTTTATTTACAAAAATATCATTATCAGCACTAATCATTACATATTCCATAGGATTATCAGAAGGCGGAGAAACAATAATTTTTTCCCCAGAGTCAATAGTTCCCAAATCAAAAGTATCTCCTGCACCAAAATTTACACGTACATTAGTAAGAGGCTGATAACCTGTATTTTGTATAGTCACACGTCCCATCACAAAAAGACTTTGTTTATCCAATATAGGATCAACAAAAATATCATAATCCTGAGTTGATACAGATAATTTCAAAATATCCATACCAAAAATTACTGCCATAATTCCAATAGCAGCAATACCTATACCAATGATTGCAGTATACTGTTTCACGGATACTAGATTGTTTTTCTAATTATTAAGACTAATCAATAATTGGAATATAGTCTAAAATATTAAAAATTACGTGTTCCAGATACAGAATTTTTCAAAAATTGTGTGTTTTAAACAAGCTAGTGATAAAGTAATTTTTCAATTAATCAAAATTTATGAAAATACTCCATATTGATGACAATAAAGAGATTTTAGAGCCATTTGAGTTTTATTTTGAAATAAATGATGATTATGATTATACCCCATGTAAGGACCCAGAAAAAGGACTTGAATTAATTAAAAACGGAAACTTTGACATAATATTACTGGATTTATCAATGCCCAAAATGAGCGGTTATGAGATTATAGATATTCTTTATCAGAACGACGAAATTAAAAATAAAAAAATTGTAATTTTTTCTGCAAGTAATCAAAGTGAAAAAGAAATGAATGAGTTAATTAAAAAAGGGGTTCATTCTTGCCTACAAAAAACCATCCCAATAAATGAAATTTTAGAACATTTAGAAAAGTCATTGGGAGTATTGGATGTCACTACAAAATAGAACCAATAAAAATAAGAAATTAAATAATAATCAATACATCCTATATTTGTTAATACCTATTATCATACTGTCATGTTTATCAATATTAAGTACAAATTCAGAATTATTTGTACTTCAAGGATTAGATCATTTTTATTTTGAAATGTTTTCAGTTACTTTTGGAATAGTTGTTGCAATTTATTCACTATCAAGAGGTTATGCGCTAAAAGATAGATTCTCGCTATTTATAGGATTAGGTTTTTTTGTTTCATCTATAATAGATTTGCTTCACGGAGGGTTTTCATTAATACATTTAGGTGACACAAGTTTTGAAGAGTATTTCATCCCACAAACATGGGTAGCTGGAAGAATTTTGATGGGAATAGTAATGGCAATTGCAATTATAAAATTTAGTAAAGCAGAAAAAAATACTAAAAAACCAAAATCAATCAGCAAAGAAATTATCTATTACACAATATTTCTCTCAGGGCTAGCAAGTGTTGTAACAATGATTTCTTTAATACAACCGTTACCATTTCTTACAATTGATTCCATAATTAAAAGGCCGTATGAAATTTTGGCAGCATCACTATTTGTATTTTCAGCAATATTTTACTTTAAGCAAAAACTTCATCACTTAGATGATCCATTTTACAAAGGAGTCATACTGGTTTTAGTCATAGATATTTTTGGAAGTATTATAATTTCTACTTCAAGTATAGTATTTGATACTGCATTTAATGTGGCACATATTCTAAAAAATATTACATTTTTTATTTTTATTGCTACTTTATCATGGTCTTCAATTTATCACCACAAAATAAAAGAAAAATTCAACCAAGATCTAAATGAATCAAAAAAAGCACTGAATGAAGCATCAATAATTGCAATTACAGATGCAAATGGAATTATCACTGAAGTGAACGACAAGTTTGTCGAAATATCAAAATACAGTAGAGAAGAATTAATAGGATCAGATCATAATTTATTAAAATCAGGTTATCATTCACGGGAATTTTATAGGAAAATGTGGGGAACCATTACTTTTGGAAAAATTTGGAGAGGTGAAATTAAAAATAAAGCAAAGGATGGAACGTTTTACTGGGTACAGACAAACATCATACCAAACATCAATGAACAAGGCAAGATTGTAGGATACACAACAGTTAGAACAGACATTACTGAACAAAAAGAACAACAAGAAAGACTTGCAGGTATTGATGTCAAAAAAGATGAGTTTATGTCAATGATTTCACATGAACTAAAAACACCACTCAGTCCAATTATGAGTTGGTCAGGCATGTTATACGATGGAGTTTTAGGAGAAATGACAGAAAAGCAAAAACACGGAATTATGAAAATTCAAGAAAACTCTAAAGATTTGTTAAGTCTAATCAACGATATTCTAGATGTACATAAACTTGAATTAGGAAAAATGAATTTTACCATGACACATTTTAACATAAAAAAATTGTTATCAAATATTATTGAAGATTATAAATTATCAAGTTCCAATCATTGCACGTATTTGCTAGAGTCAGATGACATTATTATGAATTCAGACACTTCAAGAATAACACAGATAATCAAAAATTTTCTAAATAATGCCATGGATTTTCTTCCCGAAAATGATCCTAAAATCACTTTATCAGCAAGAAATGAAAATAATATGGTGGTAATTTCAGTCAAAGATAATGGAAAAGGAATTCCAAAGGAAAGTCAAAAGAATTTATTTAAAAAATTCTACCAAGTAGATACTTCTGCCACAAGAGAGCACGGTGGAACAGGTTTGGGATTATCAATTTGCAATGGAATTGCCATTGGATTAAGAGGTAAAATTGGGGTACACAGTGAGATAAATCAAGGATCCGAATTTTTTATAAAAATTCCAAGAAACACAACGATTGAATTAACCAATTAGAAATTACTTTATTGTTACGCCATTCCAAAATGCAACCATTCCTTTAATTTTTTTGGCAGCATCATTTGGCTCTTCGTAATACCATGCACAATCTTTGTTAGTCTTACCATTTACTGAAACGGAGTAATAATTAGCCATTCCTTTCCATCCACAAAAAGATGTAAAATCAGTCTTTTCAAAATACTCTTTTTTTATAGATTCAATTGGAAAGTAATGATTCCCTTCAACAACTACAGTATCATCACTTTCAGCAATAACTACATCATTCCATATTGCTTGCATGATATTCTAACCCATTAACTGTATTTAAAAAAATACCCTATTCCCCTTTCATTTCTTCTCTGCTTCTAAATTCAGGAGTTATGCCGAGTGATTCGTAATTTCCTGACGAGCAAGTAAAACACATAGAATCTTTTGGAATTCCGACAGCATTTGCAAGATTTTCAGCATCATTGTATCCCAAAAAGTCGGCGCCAATACTTTGGCGAACCATTTCCGTGATTTGCTCTTGATTCATTTCTTTTCCATTGGAAAATGTTGCAAGTTCTTCTTGAGAAGGAAAATCAATTCCAGCATAACATGGGAATTTAATTGGAGGATATGTAATTACCATGCTAATTTTCCTAGCTCCTGCTCTACGGAGTGCTTTGATTATTGCCTTGGAGCTAGTACCTCTAACCAGACTATCATCAATTACAACAACATGTTTACCTTCAATGATTTCCCTTATTGGAATAATCCATCGGTTAATTTCTATTCTGTCTGATTGATGAGGTTCAATGAAACTTCGTAGTGGCCCCTTTTTGCTATACCTATCTTTTAGAAGGCCTTCATCAA
It contains:
- a CDS encoding response regulator; its protein translation is MKILHIDDNKEILEPFEFYFEINDDYDYTPCKDPEKGLELIKNGNFDIILLDLSMPKMSGYEIIDILYQNDEIKNKKIVIFSASNQSEKEMNELIKKGVHSCLQKTIPINEILEHLEKSLGVLDVTTK
- a CDS encoding winged helix-turn-helix domain-containing protein — translated: MSTLLEKQIKVNRIVTTSIGHARAIEDPARAKIVEILYHQALSADQISTALKKTGYKKALTTVRHHLEILKESGLIEIARIEESRGAITKYYSTSTKLLDFQTPEDFDSTYSKVIDNTSTKIEKILKGLTPKTKSKGKKSEDYSQYLVMEIMNRAMTNVLEKSNSK
- a CDS encoding 50S ribosomal protein L5; the encoded protein is MSQTTEPVMKKITLEKVVLNMGVGKSGDVINIAKKALDQISGKKSSSRAAKETQRDWGVRKGEPIGVAVTIRGNDAKELLKRLLEAKGNVVNGKSFDNFGNYSFGIKEHIDIPGVKYDPQIGILGLGISITLTRPGYGIRNRSKHKASVGKKHIISNQEAKDYLVKEFGVSVA
- a CDS encoding DUF2299 family protein, whose amino-acid sequence is MSASRLRDSVERWLIHEGLSFEEVKNPENTFQILVKHAGQTGIPIEIFEPKGQQGILVIGAKVIMKNNQIVRYLGFNEQEKENFEKKVADYCYSIQAINKIITEDGKQKIGVYVVLDDKENINQQTVFDAIESVSEKHEKTSRFLLKTF
- a CDS encoding 50S ribosomal protein L14 — translated: MAKQAGKGVEEFRPYVTRSIPVGANIVCADNSGAKILEVINVPRHKTRVSRLPAAAVGDFCNVVVKKGPAELRKQVYGAVIVRQKYAVRRLNGVRVCFEDNAAVLITPEGETKGTDIKGPVAAEASEKWPRVANLASMVV
- the rplF gene encoding 50S ribosomal protein L6, yielding MSTKQMEKFQDEIIIPEGVKLTLNKHMLSFVGPLGKTHKSFRTIPVNIEIAENKVILNAIGSRKRDYAILHTARSIIRNICEGLVNGYTIKMKIVYSHFPITVKVEGKKILIENFQGERAPRVTKSVGNTKVIPKGEDVILTGEVWTDITQTAANIELKSKVKNKDHRVFLDGIYAFEKKKGIEK
- a CDS encoding 30S ribosomal protein S14 → MAKDRSYEATGRKKHDFGRGSRWCKRCGDYTAVIQKYDLMLCRRCFREVATSLGFRKNK
- a CDS encoding 30S ribosomal protein S4e, with product MVSIAGSKKLKRQMAPQFWGINRKSKRFVITVKPGPHKKSHAVPSAVFLRDMLNIVTSLREAKSSIYSGKIKVDGIVRKSLHHAIGLMDVVELENVSEVYRLVPTEEKLLQPIKINESEKSKKLVRVTSKTTINKGQTQIGFHDGRSIISDSKVSVGDTCLIQIPEVKILEIIKLEVGSHGLVTRGNNTGKVGKIETIEEGTFILPKRVILALEDRKIEIPADIIMSIGKGEPVIQIK
- a CDS encoding DUF4352 domain-containing protein — translated: MAGMGVIIVIGAIIASMVVANYMYTQYTTNYIEAVAGKPIIVGPVEYTLSFEGTHEGSKEVKPENTFVKIGITAKNISNEKTIISGGQFYIVDEKEQKHEAVFGEFSSKDLFLETLEPNKPIERTTQFDIPYDEEKKYKIIIRPQKDQSTVDTAVVCITNC
- a CDS encoding 30S ribosomal protein S8, with the translated sequence MPATNILANLFVTLYNNETRRKGDCVILPTSKLGIEVLKTLQKDGYIGEFEHIDDKRGGKFKIKLLAKITKCGAISPRFKVKNDEYNNWEQQYLPAYDRGMLLVTTNQGVMSHHEASEKGIGGFLIGYVY
- a CDS encoding PPOX class F420-dependent oxidoreductase, encoding MEEKVVKLFSEKNLVFIATVMKDGSPQVSPVWANFEDGYVLVNTAEGRIKHKNVLRDPRVAVSVVSKDNPLDMTTIRGTVEELIPDYEYKHADKLTRQYMGREHYPFKRDDEKRVILKIKPDKIFVLPELKMNE
- the rplX gene encoding 50S ribosomal protein L24, giving the protein MKPTKMRNNMIFRATFQTRSKQLGSTLSKDLRKKYGKRSVRAIEGDSVTILRGEFKGVEGKISKVSTQKSSVAIDGVKKEKTKGDKFDVYIHTSNLLVTSLSTDDKWRILKLEGKNPSKQPKVTPTKDTPTKEEPKETKVEEKNEKKEDEN